ccaaatcggcaaatgatgttcctccatatgaagcgcccTAAGTCTATCTGAGTCATGGTCATCATGGGCtatgcttctacccatttagtgaagtagtcggttgccataATCATCATGCCTCTACCCCAATAACAGGCGACATAGGTCCTACCAGGTTGATTTCCTATtgcatgaatggccaaggaCTCGTCTACGGGTGTAGCTCGCTGGCAGGCAGTGTTGGTACCGGCTTATAGCGTTGGTAGTGGTCGTATTTTTACACTAACTCCTTGGCATCTTagtgcatggtaggccagtagTAGCCTGCATTAAGAACCTTCTGTGCTAAGGATTGGCCTCCAAAGTGGTTTCCACAAATGCCTTTATAGATTGAGCTTAGAAACTTCAAGTCATCGGAAGGCACTAGGCAACGAAGATTTGGTCCAATGTAGGATCTTCATACGAGAAtgtcgttccacatgtagtagtgtGCTGCCTTTATTTAGAGTTTTCTAGACTCCAACCTTTCAGTGGAGAGTGTGTCATTGACTAAGTAGTCTATAATAGAACTTTGCCAATTGGGAGTtatactaacctgtgacacctcAGCTGCCAGCTCtgcctctatgcttggcttgtctagatactcCACTGAAATCGAGCGTTTAAGTTGGTGGTCAATGGCAGAGCTTAAGCCGGCTAACACATCTGCGTGGACGCTTTCTGCCCACGGAACTTGAGTGAaagtgtaagtctgaaatgcctcaagctACTCGCGTACCTTCTCTAGGTATTGCGTTATCCTTAGATGCTTTGCCATGTATTCCttagtagtctggctggtgattagctgggaatcggaatgaattgcaagcttcttcaccgccaagtcttttgccattcggaggcctGCCAGTAGGGCCTCATACTCGgcttcgttgttggatgctttgaagcctagagtgatcgcTTACTCAAGCATTGAACCGTCTGGGGTGATAAGAACCACGCCTGCTTttgagcctttgtagttggatgcgccatcaacatgcaaatgccagaagtctcatTTGGGGGAAGTAGACACGGCTAAGGTGTGCTCGACTGCTTTCGGGACGTCATTGGGCTGCTCTATTACATCGCCTAGGCTAGGCATGAATTCTACTATGAAGTATGCCAAAGCTTGGGCTTTTATCGCCGTGCAGGGTCGGAAAACTAAACCGTATTGGTGAAGTTCCAACATCCACTTCATCACTCGTTAAGAAGTATCTGAACCATGTAAGATTAATCGTAGATGATATTGAGTCATGACGATAACTGTATGAGCTTGAAAGTATGGTTTGAGCTTCTGAGCCGCAACAACTAgcaccaaaattaattttttgatcTTCGGGTATCTAGTTTCTGCATTGGGAAaagctttagaagtgtagaagaccggcagttgggcccccagctcttcttaTATAAGGACATAGCTCATTGCTACTTCTAAGACTACCAAGTAGATGTATAAGTCCTCCCCTGCTTTCGGCTTGGATAGTAAGAGAGGTGATGTGAGATACTTCTTTAGGTCTTGGAAGGCTCTTTCACACTCTTCATCCTATTTAGTTGTATCCGGAGTATACGTCCAAGAAGTTGAGCAGCTGGTTCCCGGAAGTTGAATCCATCAATAGATCGATTCAAGAAACTGGATAAGGAtcttttgggcatgctttgttgaggttGGTGTAGTCTACACAAACCCTCcatttgtctttctctttcttcaccACTAGCATAATGTTGGCAAGCCATGATGAGTGTGCTACCTCTTTTATGAATCCGGCCTCCAGTAGCTTGTCAATTTTTGCCTTGATTTCAGGTGCGAAATGTCTTCTCTTTTGGATCACCGGTTTGGCAGTGGGGTCGACGTGCAATTTATGGTAAGCTAATTTGGGATCGATGTGGGGCATGTCGGAAGGCGTCCATGCAAAGTCATATCACTTTTCTTTAAGGAAAGCTGTAAGTTCTTCCTTCTCGACTAGGCTTAGACGTGAACCGATTCTAGTCGTCTTTTCTGGCTGctggggatcaagaatgatgtcttcGGCGTTCTCTCCGGGTTTCCATCCTATCTCGTCTGCTTGGGTGCCATCTTCTCGATCCACCTATTGTAATTACTATTTGGTAGTTTCTTCGTCCCTTTGGACCTCAGTAGCCTCTACAGGGGTAAAAGTCCATTTGGACCTCGGTAGCCTCTACAGGGGTAAAAGTTCTCTTCTTTGACTTCTTCAATACTTGCACAGTGCATCGTCGAGATGTGGCCCAGTTAGACTTGATCTCTCTGACTCCTCTTCCCGGGATGCGGAATCAGATTTTTTTATACTTGACGAAAATGACGACATCCAGCTTGATCAACCAAGGTCTCCCAAGAATCCCATTGTAGGGAGATGGGTTGCTTACGATGGTGAACATCTGCTTTGCGACAACTGGTGGTGTTTTCACATCAAGTGTGATGTGGTCGATAGCAGTCGAGGTGTGTCCGTTAAATTCAGTGAGTACCTCTGCTCGGCGTATGATTGTGTTTTCAGGCCCATCTTCTAAATGACTGAGAGTTGAAATAAGTTGACTACACTTCCATTATCAACCATCATTCTGTCAACCATGGCGTGAGCCAGTTGGACAGATACTACCAGTGCGTTGTCATGTGGGAAATTGACGCCTTCTGCATCCTGCTCGATGAAACCAATGATGGGTCCAGGTTGGGGGTCGACTGCTTAGACCTGGGAGACTAGTAGAGCCTACtggatctttttctttttggagtTATTGGTGGCCCCCAAGTGCTCGGACTCGGTGAAGATGCCATTGATTTGAATCATCTTAGTTGGTGGCTCTTCGTCGTCGTCTGTGTTCCTTCTTGGTTGTGCAACTGGCTTGTCCAAGTATATGTCAACCTTGCCTTCTTTCATGAGCTTCTCCAGGTAGTTATTCCAAGTGTAGCAGTCGTCAGTTGTGTGACCGTGGACCTCGGTGGAATGCATAATATTTGGTGTGGTTCAACTTGGAAGTATTTCCTTTTGATTGTTTCGGCAACTTGAACCATGGCTCGTTCTTGATGTTGCGAAAGATTTGGTGGATCGAAATTAAAAACTTATAATAGTTCTTAGTCGTCGAGCCTTCTTTGGTCGTGGGTCGGTCCCTACGTTTGGCCTCTTGCATGCTTTTGCTGGACTGCTTCCCTTCCTCATTCTTTTGAGCCACTGCCGACTTTTTTCAATGCTGCTTGGGCGCCTTGTCTACTCGttgagcctcatcccaaagtgcatgcttctctgccagagcAAAAGAGTTTgctagagttagatcttctttcatgatcatttctctgaacagtgggtggtctgctgagagtcctttttggaaggctgcgcTTGCTACCGAGTCATCATATCCGACGATctttgccttctctgctttgaacctcttcatgTAGTCACggagcgactcctttgggttcttcttcacgttgaacaaatggtcagactttttcttgatcgagcggtaggatgagtattctttggtgaaaaccaaggaaagatcatcaaaaCTCTGGATGGATCGTGGTGGCAAGGTgtgaaaccaatcttgcgcctcaccTTGTAAAGTGGTGGTGAAGATTTTGCACATAAGGGCATCGTTGCTCCGATAAAGGACCATCGTGCTTCGATAGTGCTTCAAGTGCCTCTCCGGATCTCCatctcctttgaaagatgtgaagtaTGGCATACTAAACTTGCGTGGAGGCTCTACCTGCTCGATCACGTCCGTGAAAGGTGACTTGCTCATGTTGGTCATATCTTGTTGTAGTGCTTCCTCAGCCCCTTCATTGCGTTAGAAATTACACAATCGCTCGTTGAGAAGCCTTTTTACcttttcctgaatttgcctttgttggggtagtggAGCTTTCGGCTGCACTTGATCTTGACCTGCTGGTCTAGGCTACTCTTCTACATGCTCGGCTCGTCTATGCTGCAGTAGTGGTGCATGTGCTTCATTCCTAACAGGTGAGGGAATCTTAGACCGATTTTGGCTGCTTGGGAAACCACGAGAacaggctgggccgcgagagtGGCCTGCTCAGCATGTGGTGCACGCGGGTAcgaggcttgggctcggctTGGCAACATATTGGGTTGGATTTGGGCGGCACAGGCTGGTTTGCCTTGGGCTTGGAGTGACCCAGCTTAGGTCGTGGCCTTAATGCCGTGCgccttagatggcacgacaagCTTGGATAACATGGCTTGGGCTGTGGTGGTGGCGTTATGGACCTCACTGTGGGTGTCTACCGTGGTGGCCACCGCGGTGATTGCCATGGTGGAgccttgtggtggtggtgccactcCATTTATTGTCACAATTAGCCTTGTGGATTGTCGTGGTCCCATCTCTTGAACATTATTTTCATTTGTTGAAGTTTCCAAATTTCttgccattgtacttttcttttacgttttaccaaagaatttttgcaaataaaatattctaaaaataagaacgtacgaaaaatctacaaatggacaagaaaatagaaaaccttAGATgcaagagtcttctacgagtgtgggactcagctctcaatgaaagcaccaagttgtggatgcaaatttcttcctccttgttcttggacaaaattgcacctacaaaacaaataacacatagcctcacgtgcccacgataaattgggggggggggggggggggcgaaGGCTTTGGCCAatgaacctccgatgccaaagttagaattttgagggaaaaatgtttggagaatttagggAATTTAGCAAGATAATTGGAATTTAGTTTTGGAAAGAATGAGGtagtatttataggggtgtggcaaGCCCCTTTAGGAGGAAGATGACCGGCCACTTGGTTGGTATTTTGGGTGAGGTTCATGATTTGTAACTAAGTAggaataattgaataataaatcaattaattagctaattaatagaataatttcctaattgattagctaattaatataataaaagaggaatgatttgggagttaccttgtggagaggatttgatgaggatggatgaaataggttttgaattattacctattttgggcacttttgacttgattaagGGATGATTGCCCATTGCTCGCGCGTAGGAGTCCtagtgtgcctcaagggtaattttgtcttttttacccaaaaatccacgtgtcgccttgtgattatttttggctccacattctccatattttaattaatttttagttgtcactcagtactacaatcttgtggtattcctcttcacttggaagtgagatgtcttaggttcgaatctcgtggatggtgaattcgataccaaattaggctgctcaTTGTATGGCTTTGTCGAACCcccttccccttagtgtaaaaatatcgatgtactcagaaaaaaaaattagttaattaaaaagACTAAAGTTACTTTAGGAGCTCTCTAAAAATTATACTCCAATCACACTCTCTGCTTAGAGTCATAATAATTGTGGACCAATAGGTCTTGAAATCCCACATCAGCtaaagaaataaagaaagaagagtttaaatattctAACCCCACTTGaactaataccgaggccttttgtggtaaaacctcacacctgaaagattgtgcaggtggtaattaccaagttggagacaatatcggtgttgttggaagtggcaTTTGGaccgtctctctgataattctacatggtatcagagccagagaGCAGGCCCGTAAGTACTACCACATGATGGGTGGGTTCTCTTGGCCCCACATGTAGGGTGATTCCCCTTGGCTCCACGTGAttgccgatgtgtggatctcccacGTGTGAACCACTAATTGGGTCCACGTGAAGGGGTGTGTTGAAATCCCACGTCGGctagagaaataaagaaagaatagtttaaatatcctgaccccactccaactaatatcgagaccttttgtgataaaacctcacacctgatgGATTATGCAGGTGGTGATTACCAAGTTGGGGGCAGTAtcagtgttgttggaagtggaccTTTGTCCCGTCTCTTTAATAATTCTACAATAGGAAtagagtttttatttaaaatattattaaaatattagtaaGCAATGCTAGGAGCTTCTTTCTTACTCGCTAGATTTAGGAGCTCTTAGGGGAATCCCTATCTTAGGAGGTGGACAGAGAGTGTGATTGGAGTTGGCTTTTTCAAAATCCTCTCTAAAATTTAGCAAGAAGGTCATTTAGGAAGCTCATTTAGGAAGCCCATTGGAGATGTTCTCACCCCTCAAAACTTTTTGTATATTCTTTTggatttatataaaaaatagtcTGTGACGTTTGACTAAGCCATCAGTTTCTTCCTTACATAGTAAATTTATCATAAATAGTCCTATCATTTCGTTTTTTGTTTTCAGCTTACGCGGGAAAAATGAGGGATATATATAGAAGAATTGAGAAAGAATGGTGGACACATGTAGAAAATAATGTATAATTAAAAAGCACACaaaatcaaaactaaaattCATATATTTTGGCACCATATTTGTCTCGAAAGGTGAAAACGAAAAACTAAAAACGTAATGACTATACTTTTgtgagttttcaaattttggcttGGCTttaatttccatgaacatttttttgAACACTAAATCTGAAATGCTTACCAAACGGATCAACAAAATAGTGCCCAAAAGAGACGGTCTacaattccaaaggaaaataaaaGGGATTGATTTTGGCTCAAAGGCTTGATCAAAATTTTAGTATGTCAATATTTTTGAATGTActgatatttaataccttgataAAAAGATTTTGAATCACTCTATTCATTAGTGATGTACTTGATTTAGGGAAACATATTCTGCAGAATCTGGTTGAGTGAAGCCAAAACCCCCTTGAAAACACAAGCTtgatcaaaaaaaaaatatccttAAAAAATTTACTATTGTTCTGGGGAGGGTAGTCCAAACCCGGGACCTATGGGTAGAAACTCTACACTCTGTCTACTAAAATATTGGATCACATGCACAAATATGATCAATTCAAACAAGaagttttgtttttatcttGCAAACTATCTTGAAATGATAGTTTAGACAAGAAAAGAAGCCAAACATTTGTTCATTTTCTTGACATTCTCAATCTCAGTCTCAGTCTCACACAAGATTTTATAGCAATGACCCTCTCCTTCCACTTCAAACAGCTTCACTTCTCCTTTCCGCCCTCTCTCCTTCACCTAATCGTAATAACAAACACCTCCTCAATCCCTCATCTCATCCTTTCCAGCAACACACACAAGCAGCCAAGAGCACGCAAGGCCAGCCAAGCTCGGTGCACCCTCACCTGCCGGATTCACCATTAGATTATCTGGGGAAGAAAACTTTGTATGTGGACTTTGTCACCAAAAAGCTTTTAATGAAATTAAGCAGTATATGGCAGAACCTCCTGTTTTAATCCCACCAAGAAGGGGCAAACCTTTGAACTTGTATATTTTTAGCTTCTGAAGGATCTATAGGCCAAAGTGTGAAGCCTATATCCACTAAGAAACAAAATTACTCTGCGAGCCAACGGTGATTGTTTTAACTCAAACAAACAGAGATAGCTAGGACTTGGCTTTCGAGATGATGAGTCAATATtctactatatattttaccatatttttagttataatttattacttattttgatgagattttgatactttaacttatatttttaatgtaggaTATTCAACTTCCTCTTGAGCTTAAAGtaatcaaacggatgaattttggagtaatttcaATTTGAGGATGTTCATGAGTCTTCCAAGATGATTGTTTCAAAATtctagatttttctaccaagccgtttGACCGCGGCGAAGAAAAGAAGACCCAGCGGGCAGCTTTCCCAGATTGACGTTTCTGGACATTTTGGTTATTTTGGAGGTTAAGAtagcatattttgaggaagattatTTCTGAGGATTTGTTGGTGACAAGTTAGGCTTTCAAAAGAGAATGAGAaccctctccggatcctctttgtgaggatcctagggatcctcacATCTTAGTCATTCATCGTACGTCGTGCGGCCATTTTTTATtagatactatttgtgtttaattttaaataaaaaaattcaaaatgatttatgatacacgatgtatgatgaacggctAGGAAATGAGAATCCCTAGGATCTCCACAATTTGGATCCAGATGAgatccaaatccttcaaaagagacattttgggaccaaatcggagttgatttggtaGGTCAAAAGTCGGATTTTATCTACTGTTCGAATTTCAGTTTAAATAGAAAACCTTTTAATTGttagtttattattttactatgtttcctagttttattctaagaccttttctaggtaggattttattttgtacaagTATAAGTAAGGATATTAGTCGTTAGGGAGCGACGCACTACTTTGGAGAATTCAGCTAAGAGAGCTTTTgacaattcaagtttatttataaggtgttttctatccataatcttaataatattttgttttatgattatttgtaACTAATTGCTTTTGCTAGGGTAAGGTCatgagccttagcaagaatatgtaatttattttcaatttacttgtgatattatgcatgcatgttttgaattattaatcaccacgtttgaaactatctaattgtcttgatgattggccaccattagaatatttagaaaagtaatttgatgcaattttggtcagaAGGTTCTCTAAAATTGTCgatggcttcttgtggttaataattgtaagttcacttaggatgaataccacgttttaagggttgcatggtttttcaacgggttttcacaaaacttaatgagtctttcatgttcatgttctaaaaaacgctaggcgttAGTCAGGCGGTGgactggggcctagcgcctaggtggctAGGCGGGGTCTTGGCGGacgcctaggcgggctaggtgAATTTacgtaaatttattataaattaattatatattagaaaaataaacatgaaaaatatgttattttaaaaaaatagtaTATGTGATGTTAGAGTTTTAAGTACATAATTTTGTGTGGCGACTATGGTCTTAAAAAGAGAGAAACTTTCAAAGTCTCAAAAATTATCCCTCTCTAATTGGGAtttccaaaacaaaacaatctaATTTTTAAGAATTAATAATATACgatattttgaatgaaattgtatttaatatttttcttaaaccACGTGGTGACCCCTCCACCACAACCCCCTCACATCATTCAAGGTCCCAATCGATCAAACATAAAATAGTGTAAAaacattaaaagaaaaattaatgataaaagTGTAGTGTTGCGTGAAGGTTTGACGCATTGGAAAGCGGAAGGCCATTATTTTGGTGTTTTCAACCGtttcctcttcctcctttctCAGTTCATCTTctattttgcttttgttttgtaaaTTTCCTCCTCCTTCGATGTATTCCAGGTTTGCAATCTAAATGTTCTCTCTCTCCTATACTCCCTCTTCTCTTCAGATCTTCTATTTTCTGCTAAAAATATGACAGCGAGTGAAAACGAAAGATGTGACGCGCCAACAGCAACTGAAGACCAAAGAGCTATTAtgccggaaaaaaaaaaatatcgccTTGCCCACTGCCTAGgccgcctagaccgcctagagAGCGTCTGGGCGGGCGCCTAACTCCTACCCAATTTGGCCAGAcgatttcgtccaaatcacggCGGCACTCTatcgcctagcgcctaggtcgatttttagaacactgatgttcatatttgatctgaacgTTCGGTCGGGTTGCATGTCAGATATATGTTCTATGTTAGAAGTTCCAAGTAAgacatactttaggaaaacctaactttCAAAATATGCATTGGTAATTCACAAGTGATTGAGAGAACTACGTAGGACCGTTAAGGTGACGGCGAAACCCTAGTgcttttacaatttaatttaaaaaataaataaataaaaaaaaccttttctttcaaattgatttttttaaaattgttttcttgatgaattatttaattgtttttatttaaaattcgtttttattattttaaattccaaaatcaacattttccaaactttattttaaataattaactaagagtTGGTTTtatatacaaattattcattcaatatcTGTGAAAAACAACCTTACTTGAGCTACTATACTACAATAATTTTGTACTCttacaaatatttttaagtgtttttatccctatttGTATAAGTGGTAAAAATTATATCACGAGACCAAGCGGTTGTCAAGAAATGAGGAGGATTCAATGCAAAACCCACCGGCATGGAAGTAGACCAAGATGGCAAGTtttggggtttggttttgaggAAGGTTTGGGAGGAGGTAAAGGCGAACAGAGATATTGGGGTTGTCTGAGATTGTGATATCTTTGGAAGAGACAGAGGTTTCTTGATTTGGAGATGGGGCACGTATGGAGAACCCAAAAGCGTTCCATAAGTGTGCTCCTCGATCATTCTCATGTTTTTCCATATTCAATTCAAAAATTGTGGTCACTTTGACCcctaaaacttttttattttttattgtttactTCTAAATTCGTAATACTGGAGTAGGTGATGACTTTACAGCACCATAAACAATTTCATTAGGTTTACGTGGTTACGGTAGTTGGTTAGGGCAGCACGTCTATAATCTTGCatctaaaattataataaactTCCCTATGAATTACACTCGTTTAGAATATCGCcttgttagaaaaagaaaaaaaaaacaaaatcaaaaactCTTTATTGATTCCAATTATTCAAATAGAGATTACAGCCATGAACAGGTGGGGGTTTGGATAAACTCTTGTTGGAAATTACGGTGCAAATCAAGTGAAAAAAGAGGGAAAATGGCGGTTTTACTTGGTGAGAAAGTCGGCCACTTTTCTGGTCAAATCCTTAGCTTTTGGAGTCTCaaatttcaaaatatgaaatgcATGATCCTCTCCTTCCACTTCAACCAGCTCAGCTTCTCCTTCCCACCCACTTTCCTTCACTGCTTCATAGTAAGCTATGCCTCTATGTCTCAGTTCATCATTCTCAGAAACACTCACAAACAACCGCGAACACGCGAGTCCCGCCAGGCTCGGTGCGTCTGGAGCCACCGGATTGATCATCGGACAATCAACACCGCCTGGCGCTGAAGGGTATACAAAGTTCCAAACCAGACATCCAAAGTCCTCAGGATCTTCACAAGTCTCCGATCCAATTTCCTTTGAACCGCAAAAGTAAGGGTGCGTTAGAGAGACTCCCAACACCTTTAAACCACCAGGCAAGCCCTCCTTCCCAACTTTCATGGCAATGTTATGAGCAATATTGGCTCCCGCACTATCTCCACCGAGAAAAAAACGTTCCGAATTTCCATGATTTGTCAACCAGGGCTCGTCATCAATGACGTTTTCAGAGAAATGCGAGGCAATCCATTGGAGAGCAGCCCAGCCGTCTTCATATGCAGCAGGGAGATAGTGTTCAGGAGCCATCCTATACTCGACCGACACAGCAACAACCTTGGCTTGGGAGACCAACCCGTCAAGATAGCGGTGGTGATCGGATGAGAAGGCGGACTCAACGCAGAAACCCCCACCATGGTAGTAGACCAAGACGGGGAGTTTCTGATGTGGTTCATCGAGTTTTGGAAGAAAGACTCTGGCTTTGATCAAGGGGTCTTGTGAAATGGTGATGTCTTTGGAGGAGACTCCCGTTTCAGGGTCATCGAGCAACGGGGGAACGTATTGAGAGCCTAAGAGTCGCTCGACAtagccgtccttgtagactcGAAGAAAGGGGAGAAGCTCTGTCTCTACCTCCTTTGCAATGCAAGCCATAGTTTCAGAGAATTATGCGCACCTTTGTCGTCGTTGAAAAATATCAGATTTCTTGTTGGGGCGTGTAGCAATAGATGCCTCTATGTGTTAATAACGAATGAGGAACCTCTCTCCGTATCTTCTTTGTCAAGATTTTGGGATCTTTCAATCACGTCTCGTATATcttgcggtcagttttcgtcagatactatttatattcaattttaaataaaaaaatttataataatttctaaccacacgatgtacgatgaacgaacgtGATTAGAGAATCTCGAAAtccttacaaggaggatccttatTCGTCAATAACAAACAACTTGCtaacaaattttaataattttttaaataattttcagCCTACCCAATTTCCTATACGAACAGAAAGTTTCCATCATTAGCTTGTAGGAGGGCACTTAATAAATCCAACGGCTGATAAAATTTTGAGGTTGTTGAAGATACAATTCAGAGGCAAAACGatcaaattaactataataatatattaaaacATATTTGTATTAAAATACTGTTATTCTACAATGTGCTCCCGCATTTgccctttcttcttttatttttttattttatttttttatttcatttcttcCTTGAAGGAGGCTGACAAAGCTGGGCTCTTCCACTTGCTTCTAGTATGTTCTTCCAACCCGGCTCCAATTTTCTCTCGCTAGTTTCCAGGAAGCACAATGATAGACtcgattttatattatatattttttcttattcttagtatattttgatattttgatattttgaattATAATTCAAATGTACGATatacgattttttttttagcaaaaagTGATAAAatggatgaatattggagcaaTTCTAATTGGAGGATGTTTGTGAGTCTTTCAACTTGTTCGTGTaaaagtttcagatttttctaccaaattTATGGCTATGAAATTAAGGATCGGCACGCGAAGCTGTCAAAATAATGTTTTGGGCTTATTTGAGTCGTGCATGTTTACATTTGATCTGAATGCCAGAAaaggattgcatgtttgatatgcGTTCTAGTTTAAATGCCACAAGtagaatatgcattaggaaaatctaataTTCGaagttgcatgtgtaattcataaataaatagtAAAGCTACATAAAATTGTTAAGGTGACGTCAGAACTATAATCTCTTTTTATCATTGTTTTCCAAAATCGTGTTTTTACAATTTGGTTactgttgtaggcataatttattgaatgaTTATGGAggtcatagagagagagaaagaaaggtgcaacatagagagagaagagagagatgtgtaattatgagtgtgttctattccatcccattgtgcctttatttatagt
The nucleotide sequence above comes from Malus sylvestris chromosome 16, drMalSylv7.2, whole genome shotgun sequence. Encoded proteins:
- the LOC126608554 gene encoding 2-hydroxyisoflavanone dehydratase-like yields the protein MACIAKEVETELLPFLRVYKDGYVERLLGSQYVPPLLDDPETGVSSKDITISQDPLIKARVFLPKLDEPHQKLPVLVYYHGGGFCVESAFSSDHHRYLDGLVSQAKVVAVSVEYRMAPEHYLPAAYEDGWAALQWIASHFSENVIDDEPWLTNHGNSERFFLGGDSAGANIAHNIAMKVGKEGLPGGLKVLGVSLTHPYFCGSKEIGSETCEDPEDFGCLVWNFVYPSAPGGVDCPMINPVAPDAPSLAGLACSRLFVSVSENDELRHRGIAYYEAVKESGWEGEAELVEVEGEDHAFHILKFETPKAKDLTRKVADFLTK